In Sulfitobacter albidus, the following proteins share a genomic window:
- a CDS encoding LysE family translocator, protein MSIAILPLAVFAASQVGTPGPANMALLATGARFGFRAALPFVAGVALGKQLIIWPIGFGLMQLAEAAPGVFTALKYASAAYIIWLAWKVANLRLGPGQAGAKAPGFLAGLIVHPLNPKAWAMIVGSFTAFVGPDVPTLTATATVAAVLLTCQAVMHPLWALGGEAIARTVAGTRAEPYLMWTLAALTVASVLFVLFANGG, encoded by the coding sequence ATGAGCATCGCGATCCTGCCCCTTGCGGTGTTTGCCGCCAGCCAGGTCGGCACGCCAGGGCCCGCGAATATGGCGCTGCTGGCGACCGGCGCGCGCTTTGGCTTTCGTGCGGCGCTGCCGTTTGTGGCGGGGGTGGCTCTGGGCAAGCAGCTGATCATCTGGCCCATCGGATTTGGCCTGATGCAGCTCGCCGAGGCCGCGCCGGGCGTGTTCACCGCGCTCAAATACGCGTCCGCCGCCTATATCATCTGGCTGGCGTGGAAGGTCGCGAACCTGCGCCTTGGGCCGGGGCAGGCGGGCGCAAAGGCGCCGGGGTTTCTTGCCGGGCTGATCGTGCATCCGCTCAACCCCAAGGCCTGGGCGATGATCGTCGGCAGTTTCACTGCCTTTGTCGGCCCGGATGTCCCGACGCTGACGGCGACGGCCACCGTTGCCGCCGTTCTGCTTACCTGTCAGGCGGTCATGCACCCGCTTTGGGCGCTTGGTGGAGAGGCCATCGCCCGCACCGTTGCGGGCACACGGGCCGAGCCTTACCTCATGTGGACGCTCGCCGCGCTGACCGTGGCGTCCGTCCTTTTCGTCCTTTTTGCCAACGGAGGGTGA